The following is a genomic window from Hippoglossus stenolepis isolate QCI-W04-F060 chromosome 14, HSTE1.2, whole genome shotgun sequence.
GCTTCTTTGTCCTTTGTGTTTGGCTTCATGCATGAGCAACACTGAACAATGTTCCGGAGGGTTTCCACTGTTCTGATGAAGAGTCATCTGCCAGACTGTTGCACCTGCGACACATAAGTGACTGGGCGTCTTATTATCCATCAAAGAAAATATGTAGAACTGTGGGTTTACAACGACGAAGTGCAGTTATTCCTAAATTAAGGCCTGAAGATCTCCAGGCGTCCTTGTGTGATTGATTGGGGTCCTTGGCAATTTCCAGTGATTGTGACTTTCATAAGAGTTCCTTCAAGTTTATTGTCCTTGTTGCGAAGAAAAGTGACTCTGACCTTAGAAGATATTGCAACAGAAAATACTGACGCCATAGAAAGACCATtgggaaagaagaggaggttGAAATCTGTGGCATCATCAATTATATCCAACAGAGGATAACCACAactgagaagagaaagaaatgtgtcactatagctgctttcagatatgcactgaactccgaaCATTTTCGTAAAATTCTCCAGGGGGCTGTAtttgagaaagcaaatgtcacTTGCTCAGGACATTTTCTAGAGCTTTTCCCATCGTCCCCTAtgggaaaatgtttggaaaatgtctgggtGAGCCTATGGGAGAATACAGCAAGACAATCTCTGAAAGATCTcaaaagaggtgccatacattAAGAAGATGCCAATAAAAATGTCTATTtggaaagacaaaaagattTGGGAACAATTGATGATAAAGTCCAACATCAGTGTCGATGTGTCCCACAACAACATGGGATTTCCCTAGCAGAAtgtatacgtcatgtcctgcttcctgcttgCTCTACCCGGGTGCCACCCCTTGCCCGAATGTTTCGGACAATTTCCTGTTACTGTGAACGTGTCTAACCCTCgacaacctcctgctgcgttcttcatatgtgaaaagcaaactcccAAAAATGTTGGCATGTGAGGGTTGTTGTATCCGTCcactgagaaaaacacaaaacaagataTGAGACTCACAGCACTGGTCTTGTGTTTGTGAAACACGTGAGAATTAAAATTGTATGTAATTTTTCACCTCCTTCTAAGGAGAAACTAAGCCAAAAagaatctgtgtctgtgtgtggcttcAAGTCTTACTGCAGACAACACATATCCAAATTTAGGCTCATCATATACACAAATAAGAAGTTTACTGCACTTACGACACCAGTTTTGCACCCGAGAGATCCagtcaaattgttttttaatgcacGAAACCTCATTTGTATCTGTTAATCTTACATGTAAATCtaatttgtgcttttctttcactcaaagtaaaacaaatgctACATTTGTTTGCTCCTTTAATCTGGAACAAAGTTCAATATGACCCTGGTATGTGTGAATACATGAGTCCTGAGTAACTGTCCCTCGCCACTGAAAGCAAGTCCATAGTTGGCACATGAGAAAGCCTTCAGAGCACTTGtgtaaaaagcattaaaattcCCCATgcaataaaactgttatttatagGACCGTAACAGCCTTGTAGTTTGTCTTACACTAACCCCAGAGAAGAAACCAAGACACTCAATCCTCCCATAGACACACACTGCGAGGGCTACTGCAACACACAGCCACTCCACTGGTTTGAACGGCTTCCTGATGcaaaccagtcgagctgcttCATTCTTTCTCTCGGCCACATGAAAGCTAAAAAAGTTTATTGAAAATTAAGCGGATAAGACGTTGCGGCggaggcagagcgagagagggaggaaacaaAAGGACAGAGCGAAATAGGTGCTCTCAGTAACCCGTGTGATGTCATCGGGAAAAGTGTGTAACATTGTTAAACGGcactaaaaaagacaaacatgtgaCACAACACTTGCGGCATTAAGGAAGAATGTGTCACTCgttaaaaatcaaaataaaggGATTAGCAATTAGAAAGAAATGCTCGTCACAGACTCGAGGTCAGCAGAGTTCACCAGCTCCACGCTGTTGTCACTGTGAAAGTGAAGTTTACTGCACAAATAAGTGAGATATGAAGTGGTTCTCCCATCGGAGGCAGCATCCTCTACTCCCTCTCACTACAGGTacctcagtgtgtgagtgagattttCCAGCTGCAGTTGCTGAAAGGGACAACCCCTCAATTAGTTCTTAGAAAGAGGTCAATGAGGCTTCCTTTCGCCTTAAGTATGGGAAACAAAAGCATCTCTCCTGATGATAGCTGGCACTGCAGCACTGCACTGCCACAAAAAGCTGCAAAAGAGCACGGAGCCTGTCATTTTTGGCCGAATTCTCGATGACAGGGCAAGTCCAGGTCTGGAAAACTGCACGTGAACATGTCAGAATCTTTCATTGGGCCTTTGCATCTAACTTTCCCAGCTCACCAGAAAACATATAGTAAGAATGTCAGTAAGTAACTACAGGGGTATAATATGGTGACTTTTATGTGTGTCCATACAACATACTCTTGCAAAAAAGAGAAACTAGCTTCCATATAGAGCTACTGCacaatttaaaagattttaGATTGTGTACGACCCGTCTCAGCTTCctcacgtttaaaaaaaaaaagtcagctaaaatatcctggattcAGGTGTCATCTTGCCATCTTGAGCTTTAACATTATTTGGCACCAGAGACTGCACAGAAGTGATCCTGGTAAGAGTCTGTGGTATCGAGGCTTCAGCTGAAAAGATTCAGTCCATCAATTCTTCTATATTCCTGTGCTTACATGGATGAATAGATGATAATCAAAACTGCAAACAATGTAATATTTGTCTCTTGTCCCAAGTAAATGAGGGGAGCTCTTACTCAGCAAGCATCTTATCACAGTAAATATCAGATATTGTCCAGTTGAGTTTCTGATCTTTGACCATCGAGAGCaactcagcagaaaaaagaccaaaaaattacattaatagATTTGAAAGCCCTATCAACTTATCCACATTCATTGAAGTAAGGTTTTTGAGAAGATGCACTAGAAGATGCTCGCCTGACTTTTGACACATTTCTCCATGAAGTCATAACAATATAGCtttcataaaaacattcaaTAAGATCAAACTTATCGTAATTGAGTAGGTGACAATTGTCCTTATCACTCATGCCCTGGTGAGACTGGGTTGTGGTGCAACCAAAGAAAGATGGCAGTGATGATGGGAAGATTGATTGAGCTCAGTATATTGGCCTCAACATACAAACATCACCTTTGAATGAAAAGAATATGCAGTAAACTTTCTATAATCAAGATATAATACCGTTAAAACTGTGGCGGTAACATATATATGACAAATCATCAGAGCATTATGGATTTATTGATTTTCGATCAAACAATTAAAGAGTCCTAATCTTCATACACTCGTGATCAACTGTGAGCAATGACTTCTTTTTACAGGCTGGAACTGATCCAGTAAGCATGCGACCATACGAGGggtattttcttttcagcacAGCAAATACTGCCACTCTGTGTTCCAAAACAGACGGTGCTGCCTGCGACTGCAGCTCCGCTCTGCAGCACCCAGACATCATTCCACACTGCAAGAAGTGGCCgctgtaaaaagacagtgtgCTTTGACTCACAGTGATCACATCAAGAAGTGGATCAGTCTGAGTGGGGGGGTTTCACCTGAATGTTCTCAAACATGCTGATGATCTACTGACACCAGTTAGATGTTCTGTATCTATATAGTTCAGTAATGTGCAACTTATTTTAACACATTCCTCCTCTAAATGAAGCTATAAATGTGGCATGAATTAGACAAATTCAAGTGCCCATAcgtaatgtaatataatataataagagaTTGTTATATTAATACCTTAGATTAACACCTTCCTGTCATAAGGTCATTGAGAATCAATGTCAAAACTCTATCAGACTGTCGGTCTTTAGAGTTCTACCCTCTTGCTTCactgtgataaaaaaacaaaaaaacatctacgCAGTGAAACCTCTTCTTTTCAGGTGCTACGAAAAAGATTTTTCTAAAACTTCTATCATCCCTGAAATGACAAACTGTGGCACGAGACCCAAGAAGCTTTTGTGTTGCTATGAAAAACTTTGGAAAAAGGTTGAGACTCTTTGGATCTTTAGCCTTTTACTACAAAATGAAATCTTTCTTAGATATTTCTTTCGagcacaaaaacatttcatgaaaGATTTTATACCACCAGGCTTCAAAGAGCTCTATATAATGTGTTCTTTAGTTTAAATCatgctttttttgtgtgtgcgcaggtgtctggatggagagagagacacacacacacacacacatgcatctgAGGCGACACCAGTCAAAACACTCCTGAGCTGcagcatgtgtctgttttgttctgCGGTTCCACTAAGCACATTGTGTAATGCAGGTCTCACTGCAGTGAAAACCCAAACTGCGAGAACTCCCAAGATCCACAAAACCAGAAAGAAATCCCAGATGAACTCATTCCATCATCCATCCAGACACATTAGTATTTCTTTGTGATGAGGCTCCTTGCTTAATGTGACTCACTTCTGTGGTACAAACCATCACATCCAGTATTCTGACGACCTGGTGGTTTATGAGTTGTGTGTTCAAGAAAGTGTTTTAGATTAAGAAAACTACATATGGTCATATATAGTGCATTCCTGGAACCTCTTTGAAAATGAGCTAAATTATTTAATTCCACTATTTGAAATATTCACTATCAAGAAAAAAGTGAATGTCACCCTCGCTAGCACAGGACAAAATCTGACTTGTTCAGATGTTTCGCAGGGCAGGCGGCTGGCATCTTCAGGAGTCCCTTCTCTGCCAAAGTCACTCTTCAGCTCTTTACGCACAAGCCTTTGAAACCTCCGCCAGAGGTCTGAAagttggaggagaaaaaaacacataagagACGGTGCGTTTTGATCGCTCATAGCCTATCTTGTTTCCTCCAAAACCCCGATGACCGGAGCTTGTATCATTTAATTAATCCCTGGCATGACGCGCTCAGAGGCAGGTAGAGAAAACAGCGGCTGGCGAGGAAGGAGGACCATTACGCAGGTTGTCATGACATCACCATGGGCTGGCTATAAAGCGGTGAGGACTAATACACAGGGTTAGAGGAGCACTTGAGCAGCTTTGGAGTAAAGGACGGACTGAAGCCTCTTATTTTTAacagctgactggctgctgTTCTGAACTTGAGCGCAGAGGAATCTCTTAGAGAATACCAGACCTGTCAGAATGAACTTGTCGTACTTGGTAGCTTGTGGACTTATGGTCACGCTGCTTTCAGTAAGGATGGCTGCAAAACCTGTATCTCAAGCGCAGCAGAAGGTAAGAAGAAGTTTCTTATGGTCTTATTAATGAGAACTGAGGCTTCACACTGTTAGCTGATGGGAGCTGCGTCGGGAGTGAGCAGCTGTTACGTGGTTCCATTTCTTTTACGCATCATTTTTCCAGATTTATGTCAATTTCCTCACTTTCTCTTAGTCTAAAACTTTCAAGATTTTTTTATAATCTTGGAATTTACTTTGCAGAGAGCCTGTTTCAGAGATGTACAATCCACACAGCGCCACcgtgtttttctctccagcaTCATTTGTCAGTCTCCGCATTTTAGCGCGCATTGAAGTAAAGTGGCAAGCCTAAGAAATACAATAAGTTAAAGCCCGGTAAAAGTGaggcattaaaataaaagaaatgttttagcAGCTTTCATGAGCAACTTTCTAGGATGGAGATGTTCAGGTTCAGCTTGGACTGGATCTTTTCTGTACGTCAAAAGCTGAACGTTTTGTGCGTAAAAGTCCACAGGGTCGACGAAATAACACGAAGACTTCAGAATTAAGTATTTCAATGGTGGGTTTAGTTACATGACTACAGTTTGGGATGACAGCAAGTTGATGCTTCGGCGTTCAGACCAGAGGAGCCGGGGTTTCCACGCACCTGTGCCTCTTCAATGCAACAGCGATGTCTGAAGTACCAGAGCTGATCCGTGCACATAGTAGAATGAAGGTTCAAAACCCTCTGGGGAAATAAACCGCGATAAGAAATTACTCTCAGGTTTGATTCGAAATTTCCTTTGGGTCAGATAGAGCCATTCTACATCAGTTACTCCTGCAGTCCCGTGCGTAAAATGGCACAAAAAAAACTCCGGTTCCTCCCTTTTGGTCACTGCACACGATGTTTGGAGGTGCGTAAACATGCACCAGGTTCAGGTTTAAAATAATCTAACTCTATGCAAACTGCTCTGTTCAAACAAGCACAAAGCGCGTATTTCAATTTGATCAAAAGCATACATCATTGCGCAACGTATTTGCCGAAAGGGATACATCatcattttattaattatttatttttcaatttgtgTTCCAGTCTCTTAGAAGTATGCTGGGCGAGGAGCTGGCGGACTTTCTGGAGtcggaggagagggagaggcggCTAGATGCTGTGCGCTCTCGGATACGGTTACTGCGAGATTTACGCATAGACACCCGCGCCAGAGGGATGTGGGCTCGCCTGCTTAACGACCAACCCGCACCGAGGAGACACAAGTCGGGGAACAAGAAAGGGGGCTCCACGACGCGGAGTGGCTGCTTCGGACACAAGATGGACAGGATAGGGACCATCAGCGGCATGGGCTGCTAGGGAAGTGATGGTGAGTTCATAACACTGCCAGCCTTCACTGTGACCTGACATTCTGATATATGAACAGAAGCATGGTGGCTAAAAGGAAGTATGAATGTCAagaaatggatgaatgaatggttgGAAAATGGGAATAAGGGATGAGTGGGAAGGGTGGTACTAAAGAATgagacagaagaaagaatgaaagagggATTTGAgtaaagaaagaaggaaaataagGATGGAGAACTTATATTGTCTGTTTGTCACTGGTCAAGACACACTACCTTGAAGGGATGcatggaagaaaagaaaaaagatgaagaacAGGAAAAATTAATGGAAGAAGGCATTGACACTGTTGGTCTGTACGTTCTGTGTTGGTGtccagaaacaaaaaaagggaccaatagaaaggagggagggcgagagggaaagagagagaaagcgaaATTAAAGAACAAACGGAGAAAATATGTTCCAGTGAGATTATGGATTTTTTCTTGACATCGTCTCAGGACACTGAGCTTTGCCTCCAAAGTTAAAGCCAGTTCAGAATTAAAATCAGATCTTAGTGGCGTCATTGTACAGTGCAGCAAGTGGAGAGTGATGACTGTGGTTGTACTGTGTCAAAGGTCGGGTCATAGGTCGGCTTGGCGGAAGAAATCACATTAAGCACAGGACATTTGGACATATGTCATTAACCTCCCCCTTATCAAAAGAGCTGATTCTTGAGATGAGGTTAAGCTGGGTATttatgtgggggggggggggtcctggGACAGAAACCCCCTTTAAGACAGTTGGATAGCCCACTTAGTCTGATGCAAACTGATGTATGAGAAACAGTGCGGGTGTTTAGGAACTCTGTTGTGTTAATGTGCATCACCATGAATGGTCCCGCCTGCTTCATGCAGGAAACTACAGGGTTACATCAagttgaaggagaaaaaagaagggaCAGGGAGAGACGGGGGAAGTGGGGGTGCAGACGGGCAGACCCCCACACTTTTATACGCACAGCACCCTGTGGTGGCCAGGAGCGTTCTGGAAAACCTTTTCTCTGAAACCAGGGGAtttggacaaaaacaacaaaaggggCTGGTGGGGGTGAAATAAAGTAATGAGGAAGCTGTAGGTGACGCACAGTGAGTCCTGAGGCTGGGGGCCTTGTTGTGGCTGTGAAGTCCTGATGGGGGAGCGGGATTTCCTGACTAAACTTTAatgagtgtgagtgtttttcATCAGTTGACACCTATCTGTCCTCCCCCCATGCGCCGCAGCGTATCACTCATGTGGAAGTCTGTGTCGGACACATGTTGGTCAGAGGAGAGTCAGGGAGACGATTTGAACTCAGCAACACTTAGAAAGTTTTTCAGATGGACCCGAGGCTGATGAACGGGCattagatgaaaaaaaaatcggaAAGAAAAAGAACTTGTGTTGATTGTATTACCATCTGAAACCTGCGTCTAACCTCGctcctcccttttcttctctttctccagatCTCCGGACGACAGTTTTGGTTCAGTTTGTTCTCAACTGACGAAAAAAACCAAGACAAACTCACCAAGTGACAGATTTTCGGTACGAAAGTCAACACGACCAGcataaaaacaaagactgagATGACAATGCTACAAAAccatcatataaatatatacataataagTATtcagtatatatacatatatacatgtatgtatacatTACAGAGTGGTCAACAGATAAAATTGCAGACGCATACGACAAGATGGCGGGCAAAGGTGTAAAAACTACAAACTGCAAAGCTGTACATTtgttgctgctgccgctgtACATTCATGTACTTCATCTTCCCCtgcataaatgtatttatgttttaaaaactatttatatgtttataaaaaagagatatttataaatatgagttttatttatgtaacattttgaaaatggatGCAAACTGCAGGTCAATTCTGTTTGTAACTTTTCCTTTGTCTCAAATAGTTGTCAATGTTttcaaaaatgataaaaagaacATTCCATGTGCACTTACATGTTTCCTCTCAGGGTTTTATCTTTCAATGGAACTGGTGAATTATATTAACTGAGCATTCTCTGGGAGCAGCATGGTGATGCAGTGGTTTGCTCTgtcgtgtttgtgtgggttttctccagatGCTGCAGCTTCCCCCCACAGTTCAGAGACATGCAGAAtgggggttaggttaattgaagactctaaattgaccttaggtgtgaatgtgagtgtgaatgattgtCTGTCTCCACATGTCAACCCTGTAATGTGTTTGCAAACTGACCAGGAAGCTTCTTGCCAAATATCAGATTGGCTCCTGAgatcctcaaaggataagcgatatagataatggatggctGGATGGAACATATTCTGCACGGTACCTGCGGGAAACAGCCTGACCAGCCTaaaattttacatttactttttgaAAATATGTTATTGTGGCGTTTCTACACCAATATGGGCACATGTGGCAGTAATATCGCTAACCTGAGGGATAGCATCTAATATATGCAAAGTGAGTGTCTACAAAACCAATACTCAGGGTTGATTATTCTGTTTAAGGCCAAGTTAGACTACTTTTTTCCGACATTTGACCTGAACCTCAGAGAGTTGGAGCTGAATGGATGACATCATATTTTAATAGTTTCACACAAGTTACCAAAAACAAAGAGTCTCAagccatttttaaaataatctacTGTCTGAGGCAGATGAAGTTTATAATTTAACTTTGTACCATTACATTTTATAGTCACACAATGACCTAAAATGAGAGCCACACTATAAAAATCACCAGTCATGCAATAGTCAGGAATTCAGTGGGCCGGAGTctcaaaatcagacatgtctgTGATGTCGTGTGGCTCCAGAAGATGAAGCAGACGAGATGAAGAGATTCTCTGCGCTGTGGCTTCTCAGGATGGGTTGCAGAGACTCTTGGAACTTggatcctcttcatcctcttcatcctcacacCTCCGCAGTTTAAAGTTTTCTTATTTGAATAGCACCTTGAATAACAATGTCCAAAGTAAACAGATTAATAAAAACACCATTTAGCAATCTATGAAAACCATTACATGTCAGGTTGAGTGACTCAGCTGGGGATTATTAAGCCCAAAGAAAAATCTTCTCATCATCTTTCGAAATGAAAATGCCATTTATTATGATCAGCATGTTTCTTCTTTAATTAAGCAGTCACTGACAAAATGAGACAATAAACCCCATTttacccacacacaaacaggtgatGTGGTTTAATGGAAAAGAGGGACAACAACACTGGACCTGCTCATTACAGACTGGTGACAATAGAGGCTACAATTACACTAAGATACACAAAGATAACACACACCTCGTAAAGTTGGTGTACTCATTGAACATGGGTCATAAAAAtccagagaacagagaacaagCAATGTGGGCAATCATGATAACACCCGTCACACAAGCTTCTTACAAGCTGAAGAGAACCAACAGATAAGAGCATATGTCAAAATCAACAGAATCCTCACCAGTGCTCCATGTTTGTTAGGCTGATATTTCTaatattcattaaaacattGGGTCAGAGGCCTTTAAAGATCCGACCTCCCCCATTCAAAGACCAttcaaaagaaacacaaaaacaccaggATGAAACTGAACCCCTCTGCCCCGGACACCACAACAAACACCAGAGGTTTTATGGCCCTTCTTGTGTTGCTGGAGTATCTTTATTTGAACCATGTGGGGCTAAAATGGGTAAAAATACGCAAATTTGATGCTGTTACCTTATTATGTTTAAAGCCTAACAGTAAGTTCATTGTttgtatgggtcagggaagaagccattacattttggtgaagATCCGCCTCAGGGGGCAGATCGaggatttttttcactttcttcaacattgcaatatatttctacatttaccATTTTCCCCAGGGAAAAgttcatggatcatgatgaaaagaAATTGTGCAACTGGATTGAATATACGGCCCCCAAGTTAGTAAATACACTGGCAGAAACACCACCAAGGACTTACCTCCatgtgtagaaataaataagCACTTTCCTGAGCTGAAGAAAGTCCCTTCCCTTCTAAAATCCCTTGTGTAATCTATTCCACTCTATTTGCTTCCTATTCATTGGATTCACTCAATTGATTCCATCCCTGGCAACAGCAGTGAACAACAGGTGCAGACAGGGTGTAGAGGAAGTTTGAGGAGGAGAATCGCTTTCTTCCATTCTGCTAATTCAGCATAGTTCCTTTGCAAAAAAGCAATTAAACGCATGAAGGTGACAGTAATCGATACACACATGTTGTGTCACATAGCCGGAAGGAATTCAACTCACATACTTAAAACAGGGGttgattttcaaaacaaataaacactgaaatgttAGGAAATTTAAATGCTGAAACATGCCATCGATGTCGACTACACGGTTCAAATCACATTTGCTGAAACTGTGTAAACACTTTCTGATACGTCTTGCTGCAACAACCAAATCAACTTGACCGATGAGAAAGTATCTTCCCATCAACCAATCTGTCATTGGATTGattcacttttctctttgtaaaATATCCCGTGCTTGCTTGTGTGTATCATCACGTAAAAGAAAGGTTCAATCCACAGCTCATTGTAAATAGTTACTTATTCAACAAGAATGAGTCTCAGTAGAGCGCACATGTCAGCCAAGGCCGAACAATCCTGCACATGGTCGTCAAGTTTTTAAAgtacagacaaaacaaaaaggggaAGTGACCTCAAAACCCCAAATAATGTATTCGTCATAAAACACAGTtagaaaaagtgaaacaaatcctggatccgcccttCAATCATCACCAAATGGAGATTTAGCAACAAAATTccatgggttcttctttggcccactccctccaccaagtttggcgAAATCGGCTCAATAGTTTTTGAGTTATCCccaaaaaaccaacaacaaacagacCCATATGAACACGtaacctccttagtggaggtaataatTTTCATtgaaacatacaaaacacaagGAAGATAAGTAAAAAAGTGTTAAGACTTTATGAGAGGATGAGGATCACATATATGTTCTTGAGCAGTTTCATGAGAAGCATCTTGAACAGTAGGTCAGAGTCGGACAACCCTtcttcacagcagacatttctaCTTGTGAttgaacagagacagacactgatGACGTCGATTTAAATGTCCCACATGAGTGAGGAAGAATGCACAACCCCACGTTTAAATGCCAGAAAAATACTTAATATATGCACCACTTTATCATCATCAACACTATATATTATAAACTGTTGGTGGGCTTATGTCTGTGTGAGACTCCAGTAATACAGTATATGTGCAAAGAGACGTGCTGGTTGAGGTGGGATGGAATCCTCTGCCCAGCGCTTTGTGAAATAAGTGAGGGATGTAGAATGCAATGCTGCCTCTGTGTGGTGTTGAGGGTTAATTACTCAAATGTGCTGCTCTTTTCCCCTGGGAGTAAACTGACTGGAGTACTTtctacctcacacacacacacaggcagagtgACTGGTGACTTTATCACAAATactaaacataaaaaacaagttcattGTTTTCCTTTGGGCTGGGCAATCAAACAATGTCAATAATTATTGCACCATGATATAATAAGAAGGCTGTACaacaaaagtcaaacaaatataCTCAAGAACAGGTTTTTTCCCTGGGACGTCAGAACTTTAAACTCCACCAACTCTGTAATagaatatatttacataaattcatattgtttttaagTGCAATATCCATTCTGTGCAGTAACTAAAAGGTCCTCATTTTAGATTAAAGTATTCatatgtatttgtctgtgtcttattgagattttaaagttgttttttttataaatttgggTTGTTTTTCAGAAGTACCACCTCTAACTTTGTTGTTGTACACTGACAATAAAGGATTTCTATTCTATAACAAAGGTTCACTACATATCTATGATTCTTATccattgtgtaagcacagtgagtgGGTACAACACATCAACCTCCGATTTGTAAACTGTTTTGTTTAGCTGTTTGTCATTCTCAGCTcataaaaacaagtttaaaaccacaaccttcactcacaAGCAAAAATCTTTAAACATAAACTAAATAGAAACATGACATTAATCGTGAAAATTATCAATATAGACAGATCTTTGGCCATATTTTCCTCTTAGAAATAGAATTACACAGCAGCACATGTGAAGTACTGTGTCAAAGTACTCTGGCAATTCAAATTCGAAAAGTACTTCATAAAAAGTACTTATACCACTACTATTGGGCAACACAGTTTACAACGCAGTACTACTCCACGTGGTGAGATGCACATGTGGTTCACGGCAAATGGCCCAGACCACGTGGTTTACATAAACAGCTGCACGGGACATAAAGACGCTTTGTGAGGCGAAaacatacaacaaataaaagcgTAGTCgcatttaaatgtagtttttcaataaaaaacactaaatatcTAATGTTAGA
Proteins encoded in this region:
- the nppc gene encoding C-type natriuretic peptide; translated protein: MNLSYLVACGLMVTLLSVRMAAKPVSQAQQKSLRSMLGEELADFLESEERERRLDAVRSRIRLLRDLRIDTRARGMWARLLNDQPAPRRHKSGNKKGGSTTRSGCFGHKMDRIGTISGMGC